In Alosa alosa isolate M-15738 ecotype Scorff River chromosome 19, AALO_Geno_1.1, whole genome shotgun sequence, a genomic segment contains:
- the rtn4ip1 gene encoding reticulon-4-interacting protein 1 homolog, mitochondrial: MRSLTKIMCSRWLPLVRVCGLNMPSLGRTNLRNFSTSRGRMNVMPAWVIDKYGDNDVLRFTKNAPFPVINYPNEVIVKVHSAALNPIDVSMRGGYGAATMAMKRDPLNMSQAGSEFPLILGRDVSGVIMECGLDVAYFKPGDEVWAAIPPWKQGSLAELVVLSANEVSHKPESLSHSEAAAVPYVASTAWSAVVNTGGLNKDNCAKKRVLILGASGGVGTFTIQMLKSWGGHVTATCSGSAEGLVRGLGADAVVDYTAAPVEQQLKDIEKFDLILDNIGGDTESWALGFLKPWCGAKYVTLVTPFLQNTDTLGIADGMFQTTITVASKAAKHLCKGVHYRWGFFAPSGPTLDDIKEMVDSGQVKPVVEETFSFSQVPQAFLKVEAGHARGKTVVNVIQEDGDAQ; the protein is encoded by the exons ATGCGTTCGTTAACTAAGATAATGTGTAGCCGCTGGCTGCCCCTAGTTAGGGTCTGTGGTCTTAACATGCCTTCACTGGGGAGGACAAACCTCAGAAATTTCAGCACGTCGCGCGGTCGCATGAACGTGATGCCTGCGTGGGTCATTGACAAGTATGGTGACAACGATGTGCTGAGATTCACCAAAAATGCCCCGTTCCCAGTCATCAACTATCCTAATGAGGTTATCGTCAAAGTCCACTCCGCAGCTCTTAATCCTATAGATGTCAGCATGAGGG GAGGTTATGGTGCTGCTACTATGGCGATGAAGCGGGACCCCCTGAACATGAGTCAGGCGGGTAGTGAGTTTCCCTTAATCCTGGGTCGGGATGTCTCTGGGGTCATCATGGAGTGTGGCTTGGACGTGGCTTACTTCAAACCAGGAGATGAG gtaTGGGCCGCCATCCCACCCTGGAAACAGGGCAGTCTCGCCGAGTTGGTGGTGCTCAGTGCTAATGAG GTGTCACACAAGCCCGAGTCGCTGAGTCATTCGGAGGCAGCGGCCGTTCCCTACGTGGCCTCTACGGCCTGGTCAGCCGTGGTCAACACAGGAGGGCTCAACAAGGACAACTGTGCCAAAAAACG AGTACTAATCCTGGGAGCCTCTGGGGGAGTTGGGACCTTTACCATACAG atgttgaaATCCTGGGGTGGCCATGTGACGGCCACCTGCTCTGGCAGTGCTGAGGGCCTGGTGAGGGGGCTGGGGGCAGACGCTGTGGTGGACTACACCGCCGCCCCAGTGGAGCAGCAGCTCAAGGACATTGagaa gtttGATTTGATTCTGgacaacattgggggggacacTGAGTCATGGGCCCTGGGGTTCCTCAAGCCGTGGTGTGGAGCCAAATACGTTACCTTGGTAACGCCCTTCCTCCAGAACACCGACACGCTGGGCATCGCAGACGGAATGTTTCAGACGACAATCACAGTGGCCTCCAAAGCAGCAAAG cacTTGTGTAAAGGTGTGCACTATCGCTGGGGTTTCTTTGCACCAAGTGGCCCTACACTGGACGACATCAAGGAAATGGTGGATTCTGGTCAG gtgaagccagtggtggaggaaaccttctccttctctcaggTTCCTCAGGCCTTCCTGAAGGTGGAGGCCGGGCACGCCCGTGGCAAGACCGTTGTGAACGTCATCCAAGAGGACGGGGATGCCCAGTGA
- the qrsl1 gene encoding glutamyl-tRNA(Gln) amidotransferase subunit A, mitochondrial, translating into MNVLSLSIREVSHALREGQLSPTELCRKCLNRIKRTRHLNAYITVTEETAMRQAQEAEARLQSGTPRGPLDGIPFAVKDNFCTKDILTTCASKMLQGYVPPFSATVVQKLLDQGAVLLGKTNLDEFAMGAGSTDGAFGPVHNPWSDAESYRQHGGPEAESDWVITGGSSGGSAAAVASLSSYFALGSDTGGSTRNPGALCGLVAVKPTYGLLSRHGLIPLVNSMDVPGIMTRSARDAATILGILKGQDMLDATTIPSPPGQTDLPEDFDIRQITVGIPQEYHAPGLSRETLRQWSRVTDLFEEAGVQVREVSLPHTQFSIVCYHVLCCCEVASNMARFDGLEYGHRSPESSSTEAMYAATRHEGFNDVVRRRILAGNYFLLKQNYERYFVKAQQVRRLIAEDFTKVFSSGVDVLLTPTTLSDAATYRDFISEDNRTRSAQEDVFTQPANMAGLPAVTVPTALSSRGLPISLQLIGQPLQDRKLLAVAHWMEQRMGFPQIRFHGDCGEEDGAPLAETEGTAGP; encoded by the exons ATGAATGTGCTTAGCTTATCCATAAGAGAG GTCTCCCATGCACTGAGGGAAGGCCAGCTCTCCCCCACAGAGCTTTGCCGAAAATGTCTGAATCGCATCAAGAGAACCCGCCACCTTAATGCCTACATCACAGTGACCGAAGAAACGGCCATGAGACAAGCCCAGGAGGCAGAAGCACGCTTACAGAGTG GTACACCCAGAGGTCCACTGGATGGCATACCGTTTGCTGTGAAGGACAACTTTTGCACTAAGGACATCCTCACCACATGTGCCTCAaagatgttacaag GCTATGTTCCTCCATTCAGTGCCACAGTGGTGCAGAAACTGTTGGATCAGGGAGCTGTTCTCCTGGGGAAGACCAACCTGGATGAGTTTGCTATGGG agcAGGAAGCACAGATGGGGCGTTTGGGCCGGTGCATAACCCCTGGAGTGATGCCGAGTCCTACAGACAACATGGTGGGCCGGAGGCCGAGTCGGACTGGGTCATCACAGGAGGGAGTTCAGGGGGAAGCGCAGCTGCTGTGGCATCACTTAGCAGTTATTT tgcTCTTGGCTCAGACACGGGTGGGTCCACACGCAACCCTGGCGCCCTGTGTGGGCTGGTGGCTGTGAAGCCCACCTATGGCCTGCTGTCCCGCCACGGCCTTATCCCTCTGGTGAACTCCATGGACGTTCCTGGAATCATGACCCGATCTGCCCGGGACGCAGCCACTATCCTGG GTATCCTCAAAGGGCAGGATATGCTGGATGCGACCACAATCCCCAGCCCCCCTGGACAAACGGACCTACCAGAGGACTTTGACATCAGACAAATCACAGTGGGAATCCCACAA GAATACCACGCACCTGGCCTGTCCCGTGAGACGCTGCGTCAGTGGTCCCGCGTCACAGACCTGTTTGAGGAGGCCGGGGTGCAGGTACGGGAGGTCTCACTCCCGCACACCCAGTTCTCCATCGTCTGCTACCATGTACTCTGCTGCTGCGAGGTGGCATCTAACATGGCGCGCTTCGACGGGCTTGAGTATG GCCACCGTAGTCCAGAGAGCAGCTCCACTGAGGCCATGTACGCCGCCACGCGCCACGAGGGCTTCAACGATGTGGTCCGCCGCAGGATTCTTGCCGGGAACTACTTCCTGCTCAAACA GAACTATGAGCGGTACTTTGTGAAGGCCCAGCAGGTACGGCGTCTGATCGCCGAGGACTTCACCAAGGTGTTCAGCTCCGGCGTGGACGTCCTGCTCACGCCCACCACGCTCAGCGATGCCGCCACCTACCGGGACTTCATCTCCGAGGACAACCGCACACGCAGTGCCCAGGAGGACGTGTTCACACAGCCCGCCAACATGGctg GTCTCCCAGCCGTCACCGTGCCAACAGCGCTGTCGTCCCGAGGTCTCCCCATCAGCCTGCAGCTGATTGGACAGCCACTTCAGGACAGGAAGTTGTTGGCGGTAGCCCACTGGATGGAGCAGCGAATGGGCTTCCCTCAGATCCGTTTCCATGGAGACTGCGGGGAGGAGGACGGAGCCCCGCTGGCAGAGACAGAGGGCACGGCTGGCCCGTGA
- the iars2 gene encoding LOW QUALITY PROTEIN: isoleucine--tRNA ligase, mitochondrial (The sequence of the model RefSeq protein was modified relative to this genomic sequence to represent the inferred CDS: deleted 1 base in 1 codon) has translation MLLRRISAVSQCLARLGSNKRNILLHPALSSIVSRCQNVSSSGDPAQPAAIPTPGQYRDTVLLPRSEFPMKLTGQKLLERELQIQRECGFDLLYTWQRERKAKKEFCLHDGPPYANGDPHVGHALNKILKDIRNRFEVMRGRQVHYMPGWDCHGLPIELKALGELGTGGLSPLQIRKKAREFAEGAIACQRAAFQRWGIMADWDNCYYTFDGQYEAAQLRVFQEMHNKGLIYQDYKPVFWSPSTRTALAEAELEYNTEHVSKAIYATFSISTPPPKLAESAEGWENVKALIWTTQPWTIPANQAVCYMPKAQYSLVKRTDDDQCLLVATDRIANLAAALGAQLDTVKTFTGAELEGAKCQHPTLEGKEVSLLPANHVTMAKGTGLVHTAPAHGMEDYSVASQFNLSVECMVDEDGRFTELAGAELQGKQVMVEGNDTVISMLRDAGALVKEEDCVHSYPYDWRTKQPVIIRASRQWFINTDSLRDKAKEVLQKVRVIPESARSTLLTQLDRRTYWCISRQRSWGVPIPVFYHKETGKALINKHTVSHISKIFAEKGSDSWWEEPIETLLPESVLKKSKAGAVTDYIRGEDVLDIWFDSGVSWAAVLEEEQEEQAESSAKSESRLSWFSLPSALVPEADPRADVYIEGKDQLGGWFQSSLLTSVAVRKKAPYKTLVVHGFAVSEKGEKMSKSLGNVVDPEVVINGGKDPSASPPYGADTLRWWVAESNIFSEVQIGPSALNSARDDINKLRNTFKFLLGNLQGFDPRTQAVDSKEMHYVDQYLLHLLREFSLKVTDAYTEYDAGRVVRLLQGFVARDLSSFYFSVIKDRLYCEAEDSLGRRSCQTVLEEVLDGMTRTIAPILPHLAEEVYLHAPGHDAGETLFQSGWIKSSSVWRKPGLEEAVEGACAIRDAFLSSIPGRNAVEYELIIAIEPGLFFELMESLQEEPTATCSQLTELMMASRVTLTSSLPRDIPEDANISRGTFLINLEGGVIREESSFTVAAQPTSLSRCPRCRRYTSDSPDCLCPRCQSVLQSTQ, from the exons ATGTTGCTCCGCCGGATTTCGGCTGTGAGCCAGTGCCTAGCGCGGCTGGGATCGAACAAGCGAAACATACTTCTTcaccctgctctctcctctatcGTGAGCCGCTGTCAGAATGTCAGCTCCTCGGGAGATCCTGCACAGCCTGCCGCCATTCCAACTCCAGGACAGTATCGGGACACAGTGCTTCTGCCGCGCTCAGAATTCCCAATGAAATTAACCGGACAGAAGCTTCTGGAGCGAGAGCTGCAGATTCAACGT GAGTGTGGCTTCGATCTGCTGTATACttggcagagggagaggaaggctAAGAAGGAGTTCTGTCTGCATGATGGCCCACCTTATGCCAATGGAGACCCACATGTTGGGCACGCCCTCAACAAG ATCTTAAAGGACATCCGGAACCGTTTTGAAGTGATGCGAGGTCGACAAGTGCATTACATGCCCGGCTGGGACTGCCACGGACTCCCCATTGAGCTCAAGGCCCTGGGGGAGCTGGGGACAGGTGGGCTCAGCCCTCTCCAGATTCGCAAGAAAG CGCGTGAGTTTGCAGAGGGAGCAATTGCCTGCCAGCGGGCTGCCTTCCAACGCTGGGGTATCATGGCTGACTGGGACAACTGCTACTACACCTTCGATGGACAGTACGAGGCTGCACAGCTGCGAGTCTTCCAAGAGATGCACAAcaag GGTCTGATCTATCAGGACTATAAGCCAGTATTCTGGTCTCCTTCAACCAG GACTGCTCTTGCAGAGGCTGAGTTGGAGTACAACACTGAGCATGTGAGCAAAGCTATCTACGCCACCTTCTCCATCAGCACCCCACCGCCTAAACTAGCCGAGAGTGCAG AGGGATGGGAGAATGTCAAAGCCCTTATCTGGACAACTCAGCCATGGACCATTCCAGCCAATCAGGCTGTCTGCTACATGCCCAAAGCTCA GTACTCCCTGGTGAAGCGGACAGATGATGACCAGTGTTTGCTGGTTGCCACTGATCGCATCGCCAACCTAGCCGCGGCACTAGGAGCACAGCTGGACACTGTGAAAACATTTACAG gGGCGGAGCTGGAGGGGGCCAAGTGCCAGCACCCCACGCTGGAAGGTAAAGAGGTGTCCCTGCTGCCAGCCAATCATGTGACCATGGCCAAAGGCACGGGATTGGTCCACACGGCTCCCGCCCACGGCATGGAGGACTACAGTGTGGCTTCCCAGTTTAACCTGTCTGTG GAGTGTATGGTAGATGAAGACGGCCGGTTCACCGAGCTGGCTGGCGCCGAGCTCCAGGGCAAGCAGGTCATGGTGGAGGGCAATGACACAG tgatctCCATGCTGCGTGACGCGGGTGCACTGGTGAAGGAGGAGGACTGCGTGCACAGCTACCCCTATGATTGGAGGACCAAGCAGCCCGTCATCATCAGAGCCAGTCGCCAGTGGTTCATCAACACAGACAGCCTCAGGGACAAGGCCAAG gaggtTCTGCAGAAGGTGCGGGTGATCCCCGAA TCAGCGCGGTCCACGCTGCTAACCCAGCTGGACAGGCGCACCTACTGGTGCATCTCCCGCCAGAGGAGCTGGGGCGTACCAATCCCTGTGTTCTACCACAAGGAGACCGGGAAGGCCCTCATCAACaa ACACACGGTTTCCCATATCAGCAAGATCTTTGCAGAGAAGGGAAGTGACAGCTGGTGGGAGGAACCAATAGAGACACTGCTCCCTGAATCGGTCCtgaagaag AGTAAAGCAGGTGCTGTGACCGACTACATCCGTGGAGAGGATGTGTTGGACATCTGGTTTGACAGTGGTGTCTCCTGGGCAGCAGTGTTAGAGG aggagcaggaggagcaggctGAGAGTTCGGCCAAGAGCGAGTCCAGACTGAGCTGGTTCTCTCTGCCCAGTGCGCTGGTCCCAG aggcggaCCCAAGGGCAGATGTTTACATTGAAGGGAAGGATCAGCTGGGCGGCTGGTTCcagtcctctctcctcaccagcGTGGCAGTACGCAAGAAGGCTCCCTACAA GACACTGGTGGTGCATGGCTTTGCTGTgtcagagaaaggagagaagatgtCCAAGTCTCTGGGAAACGTGGTGGATCCTGAAGTAGTTATCAATGGGGGCAAG gacccctcagcctcccccccGTATGGGGCCGACACGCTGCGCTGGTGGGTGGCCGAATCCAACATCTTCTCGGAGGTGCAGATCGGCCCCAGCGCTTTAAACTCAGCCCGCGACGACATCAACAAG ctaagGAACACATTTAAGTTTTTGTTGGGGAACCTGCAAGGCTTTGACCCGCGGACTCAGGCGGTGGACTCTAAAGAGATGCATTATGTGGACCAGTACCTGCTGCATCTACTGCGGGAGTTTAgcctgaag gtgACCGATGCCTACACTGAGTATGACGCTGGCCGGGTGGTGCGCCTTCTGCAGGGCTTTGTGGCCAGAGATCTGTCCAGCTTCTACTTCAGTGTCATCAaagacag ACTGTACTGTGAAGCAGAGGATTCCCTGGGTCGGCGCTCATGTCAGACGGTGCTGGAGGAGGTCTTAGATGGGATGACCCGCACCATCGCCCCCATCCTGCCTCACCTGGCCGAAGAGGTGTACCTGCATGCACCTGGACATGATG ctggGGAGACTCTGTTCCAGAGTGGTTGGATCAAGAGCAGCTCGGTGTGGCGGAAGCCGGGATTGGAGGAGGCGGTGGAGGGGGCATGTGCTATCCGAGACGCCTTCCTCTCGTCCATCCCAGGGCGCAACGCTGTCGAGTACGAGCTCATCATCGCCATCGAGCCCGGCCTATTCTTCGAACTGATGGAG TCTCTCCAGGAGGAGCCCACCGCCACCTGCTCCCAGCTGACGGAGCTGATGATGGCGTCTCGTGTGACCCTGACCAGCTCACTCCCACGTGACATACCAGAGGACGCCAACATCAGCCGCGGAACTTTCCTCATCAACCTGGAGG GTGGTGTAATCCGAGAGGAGAGCTCATTCACTGTGGCGGCACAGCCAACCTCCCTCTCCCGTTGCCCTCGCTGTCGACGCTACACGTCCGATTCGCCCGACTGCCTTTGCCCACGTTGCCAGTCTGTCcttcaaagcacacagtga